The sequence AATATGATGAATACGCATTTTACCTGAAAGACGAGCTAAAACTTCTTTGTCATCGGATAATTTAACCTTAAAAGTAAGACTTGGAAGGCTTTCTAATATAGTGCCTTCTTGAATATTTTTTTCTTGAGGAGATTGTATCACCTTTGTATGTTAAACGATAAATAAAAACTAGTCAAGTAAATCAATAGTTATATCAATCTTTTCTTTCTGTTTTGGTATATGATTAACCCAGAAAGGCCAAAAACTAACTTTTGATTCTTGTATCTTGATTT is a genomic window of Actinomycetota bacterium containing:
- a CDS encoding translation initiation factor IF-1; the protein is MQSPQEKNIQEGTILESLPSLTFKVKLSDDKEVLARLSGKMRIHHI